A genomic stretch from Flavobacterium nitratireducens includes:
- a CDS encoding AsmA-like C-terminal region-containing protein — translation MSFNTFLASYGQSDFKLNGYLRNVFNYITSKDGVLKGSFTMSSKFINADEFMSQTTVNTNETKSTTAPASTAKTETGVIVIPPNLDLQFIANAQKVNFNGLTLKNAKGSLQMKNGLLTMHNTGFDLIGCNVTMDATYKSVSPKNTQFGYHIKANEFDIKRAYNKVKIFREMASAAEKAQGIISLDYTLKGRLNENIEPVFPSLTGNGVISVKNVKMYGMKMFSSVAKKTDKESIKNPELNKVDIKTSIKNNIITVERFKFKFAGFRPRIEGTSSLVGRLNLKMRLGLPPLRILGIPLTITGNKDNPKIKLGRQSEDLEETKDSIQ, via the coding sequence ATGAGTTTCAATACTTTCTTAGCATCTTATGGACAATCTGATTTTAAACTAAATGGTTACTTACGAAATGTATTTAACTATATTACTTCAAAAGACGGTGTTTTAAAAGGGTCCTTTACCATGAGTTCTAAATTCATCAATGCTGATGAATTCATGTCACAAACAACAGTAAACACAAACGAAACAAAATCCACAACTGCCCCTGCATCTACAGCCAAAACAGAAACGGGAGTAATTGTAATTCCGCCTAATTTAGATTTACAATTTATAGCCAATGCTCAAAAAGTAAACTTTAACGGTTTGACATTGAAAAATGCAAAAGGAAGTTTACAAATGAAAAACGGTTTACTGACAATGCACAATACCGGATTTGATTTAATTGGTTGTAATGTTACCATGGATGCTACTTATAAAAGTGTTTCTCCTAAAAATACTCAATTTGGCTACCATATTAAAGCCAATGAATTCGATATTAAACGTGCTTATAATAAAGTTAAAATTTTTAGAGAAATGGCTAGTGCAGCCGAAAAAGCTCAAGGAATTATCTCTTTAGATTATACGCTAAAAGGACGATTGAACGAAAATATAGAGCCTGTGTTTCCATCCTTAACAGGAAATGGAGTGATTTCAGTAAAAAATGTCAAAATGTACGGCATGAAAATGTTTAGCAGTGTTGCTAAGAAAACAGATAAAGAAAGTATTAAAAATCCAGAATTAAACAAGGTTGATATTAAAACTTCTATCAAAAACAACATCATCACTGTAGAACGTTTTAAATTTAAATTTGCGGGATTCAGACCAAGAATTGAAGGAACAAGTAGTCTAGTCGGAAGATTAAATCTTAAAATGAGACTTGGTTTACCTCCATTACGAATACTGGGAATTCCACTAACTATTACAGGAAATAAAGACAATCCGAAAATAAAATTAGGAAGACAATCCGAAGATTTAGAAGAAACAAAAGATTCCATTCAATAA
- a CDS encoding tRNA-(ms[2]io[6]A)-hydroxylase, with the protein MLGLKLATDPRWVNIVESNIEEILTDHAWCEQKAASNAISLITQNSEKQELVDELILIAQEEMEHFKMVYDLIKERGLTFGRERKDSYVNELFKFMKKDGSRNDALCERLLFSAMIEARSCERFKVLSENIKDPELSKFYRDLMISEAGHYTTFLKFAKKYADNVDVDKRWAAWIEYETTIITHYGKSETVHG; encoded by the coding sequence ATGTTGGGATTAAAATTAGCCACTGACCCACGATGGGTAAATATAGTAGAATCTAATATCGAAGAAATTTTGACCGATCACGCCTGGTGCGAACAAAAAGCAGCTTCCAATGCTATTAGTCTTATCACACAAAACTCTGAAAAGCAAGAACTAGTTGACGAACTAATTCTAATTGCTCAGGAAGAAATGGAGCATTTCAAAATGGTTTATGACTTAATCAAAGAAAGAGGTTTGACTTTTGGTCGCGAACGCAAAGACAGCTACGTAAACGAACTCTTCAAATTTATGAAAAAGGACGGAAGCCGTAATGATGCTTTGTGCGAGCGATTATTGTTTTCAGCCATGATTGAAGCCAGAAGTTGTGAGCGTTTCAAAGTGCTATCAGAAAACATTAAAGACCCTGAATTATCCAAATTTTATCGCGATTTGATGATTAGTGAAGCGGGACATTATACTACTTTTTTAAAATTTGCAAAGAAATATGCTGATAATGTTGACGTAGACAAACGCTGGGCAGCGTGGATTGAATATGAAACAACTATCATTACCCATTATGGTAAAAGCGAAACCGTTCACGGATAG
- a CDS encoding glycosyltransferase yields the protein MDDNRRLLIIGSVWPEPNSSAAGGRMIQLISLFQNQGYAITFASPAQDSEFMVDLSDFNVTKKDIALNCSSFDAFAKELNPDIVLFDRFMVEEQFGWRVAENCPDALRILDTEDLHCLRTARQKALKAKRDFQISDLLVEEVAKREIASILRCDLSLMISEYEMELLTNFFKIDSSLLYYLPLLLASNAVPELEKLPSYEERKDFVIIGNFYHEPNWNAVQYLKETIWPLIKKQLPETVLNIYGAYPTQKVLQLHNLKEGFLIHGRAESAFEVVQNTRVVLAPLRFGAGIKGKLIEAMQCGTPSVTTSIGAESMQGDLEWNGLVEDNPEIFAKKAVQLYQVKEIWLQAQENGVAIIKQRYLRESFEDDFAKQIDFLVANLKQHRLNNFMGELLQHHTLRSTKYMSKWIEEKNK from the coding sequence ATGGATGATAATCGAAGGCTTTTAATTATTGGATCGGTTTGGCCAGAACCCAATTCTTCCGCAGCAGGTGGAAGGATGATACAGTTAATCTCGTTGTTTCAAAATCAGGGTTATGCCATTACTTTTGCTAGTCCAGCTCAGGATTCTGAGTTTATGGTGGATTTAAGTGACTTTAATGTGACGAAGAAAGACATTGCTTTAAATTGTTCCAGTTTTGATGCTTTCGCAAAAGAATTAAATCCAGATATTGTTTTGTTTGACCGATTTATGGTTGAAGAGCAATTTGGCTGGCGTGTGGCCGAAAATTGTCCGGATGCTTTACGAATTTTAGATACCGAAGATTTACATTGTTTACGCACAGCAAGACAAAAAGCTTTGAAAGCAAAACGTGACTTTCAAATTTCTGATTTATTAGTTGAAGAAGTTGCCAAAAGAGAAATTGCCAGTATTTTGCGTTGTGATTTATCTCTAATGATTTCGGAGTACGAAATGGAATTATTGACCAATTTTTTTAAGATTGATAGTTCTTTGTTGTATTATTTACCGCTTTTATTAGCATCGAATGCTGTTCCCGAATTAGAAAAATTGCCTTCTTATGAAGAACGAAAAGATTTTGTTATAATTGGGAATTTTTATCATGAGCCTAATTGGAATGCGGTTCAATATTTGAAAGAAACAATATGGCCATTGATAAAAAAGCAATTGCCTGAAACGGTTTTGAATATTTACGGCGCTTATCCCACGCAAAAAGTACTGCAATTGCATAATCTAAAAGAAGGTTTTTTAATTCATGGGCGTGCCGAAAGTGCTTTTGAAGTAGTTCAAAATACCAGAGTGGTTTTAGCTCCTTTACGCTTTGGCGCAGGAATAAAAGGGAAATTAATAGAAGCCATGCAATGCGGAACTCCAAGTGTTACGACTTCTATTGGAGCCGAATCCATGCAAGGAGATTTAGAATGGAATGGTTTAGTAGAAGACAATCCTGAAATTTTTGCTAAAAAAGCAGTACAATTATATCAGGTTAAAGAAATTTGGCTTCAAGCTCAGGAAAACGGAGTTGCAATTATTAAGCAACGTTATTTAAGAGAATCGTTTGAAGATGATTTTGCTAAGCAAATTGATTTTTTAGTTGCGAATTTAAAACAACATCGCTTGAATAATTTTATGGGTGAGTTGTTACAACATCATACTTTGCGAAGTACGAAGTATATGTCGAAATGGATTGAGGAGAAGAATAAATGA
- a CDS encoding pyruvate dehydrogenase complex dihydrolipoamide acetyltransferase — protein MATIITMPRLSDTMTEGTVATWLKKVGDKISEGDILAEIETDKATMEFESFNEGTLLHIGIPEGETAPVDSLLAIIGNEGEEISALLAGGAAPAAAAPAVAENKKEEAAAPAATKTAAALPAGVIVVTMPRLSDTMTEGTVATWLKKVGDSVAEGDILAEIETDKATMEFESFNEGTLLYIGIQEGNTAPVDSLLAIIGPAGTDISGIADGFVAGAAPQAAAPAEETKAAAPAAAAEPVVQEAAADGKRILASPLAKKIASDKGIQLNQVKGSGENGRIVKSDIENFTPAAAAPQAAASSAAPAKAEAAAPKVFVPAGEVYTEEIKNSQMRKIIAKRLSESLFTAPHYNLVIEVSMDEAMKSRATINTVPDTKVSFNDMVIKACALALKKHPKINSTWKEDAIIINHHVNIGVAVAVEDGLVVPVLRFTDAMSLSQIGASVRDLAGRAKNKKLGPQEMEGSTFTVSNLGMFGITEFNSIINQPNSAILSVGAIVEKPVVKNGQIVVGNTMMLSLACDHRTIDGATGAQFLQTLKQYIESPVTMLA, from the coding sequence ATGGCAACAATTATTACAATGCCTCGTTTGAGCGATACAATGACGGAAGGAACGGTAGCGACTTGGCTAAAAAAAGTAGGAGACAAAATAAGCGAAGGAGATATCCTTGCAGAAATTGAAACTGACAAAGCTACTATGGAATTTGAGTCTTTCAACGAAGGAACTCTTTTACACATTGGTATTCCTGAAGGAGAAACTGCTCCAGTTGACTCATTATTAGCAATCATAGGAAACGAAGGTGAAGAAATTTCAGCTTTATTAGCCGGAGGTGCTGCTCCAGCAGCTGCTGCTCCAGCTGTAGCTGAAAATAAAAAAGAAGAAGCAGCTGCTCCAGCTGCCACTAAAACAGCTGCTGCATTACCAGCTGGAGTAATCGTGGTTACAATGCCTCGTTTGAGCGACACCATGACTGAAGGAACTGTAGCTACCTGGTTGAAAAAAGTAGGTGACTCAGTTGCCGAAGGAGACATTCTTGCTGAAATCGAAACCGATAAAGCAACAATGGAATTTGAATCTTTCAACGAAGGAACATTATTATACATTGGAATCCAAGAAGGAAACACAGCTCCAGTTGATAGCCTTTTAGCTATTATCGGACCTGCTGGAACTGACATCAGCGGAATTGCTGACGGTTTCGTTGCTGGTGCTGCTCCACAAGCAGCTGCTCCTGCAGAAGAAACTAAAGCTGCTGCTCCAGCTGCTGCTGCAGAACCAGTTGTTCAGGAAGCTGCTGCTGACGGAAAAAGAATCCTTGCTTCTCCATTAGCTAAGAAAATTGCTTCTGACAAAGGAATCCAATTGAACCAAGTAAAAGGATCTGGAGAAAACGGACGTATTGTAAAAAGCGATATCGAAAACTTTACTCCTGCTGCTGCCGCTCCTCAGGCTGCTGCATCATCTGCTGCTCCTGCAAAAGCAGAAGCTGCTGCTCCAAAAGTATTTGTACCTGCCGGAGAAGTGTACACAGAAGAAATCAAAAATTCGCAAATGCGTAAAATCATTGCGAAACGTTTATCGGAATCTTTATTCACTGCACCTCACTACAACTTAGTTATCGAGGTAAGCATGGACGAAGCAATGAAATCAAGAGCTACTATCAATACCGTTCCTGATACAAAAGTATCTTTTAACGATATGGTAATCAAAGCTTGTGCATTAGCATTGAAAAAACACCCAAAAATCAACTCTACTTGGAAAGAAGATGCTATCATCATCAATCACCACGTAAACATTGGAGTTGCTGTAGCTGTTGAAGACGGATTAGTGGTACCTGTATTACGATTCACTGACGCTATGAGTTTATCTCAAATTGGTGCTAGTGTAAGAGACTTAGCAGGTAGAGCTAAAAACAAAAAATTAGGACCACAGGAAATGGAAGGAAGCACATTTACAGTTTCTAACCTTGGAATGTTTGGAATCACTGAATTCAACTCTATCATCAACCAACCTAACTCAGCTATCCTTTCTGTAGGAGCTATCGTTGAGAAACCAGTGGTTAAAAACGGACAAATTGTTGTAGGTAACACCATGATGTTATCTCTAGCTTGCGACCACCGTACTATCGATGGAGCAACTGGAGCTCAGTTCTTACAAACATTAAAACAATACATTGAAAGCCCAGTAACAATGCTTGCATAA
- the pdhA gene encoding pyruvate dehydrogenase (acetyl-transferring) E1 component subunit alpha — translation MKEVTKEVYLKWYEDMLLWRKFEDKLAALYIQQKIRGFLHLYNGQEAVLAGALHAMDLTKDKMITAYRNHVQPIGMGTDPRRVMAELLGKATGTSKGMGGSMHIFSKEHGFYGGHGIVGAQIPVGAGIAFGDKYNNTGGVTLTYFGDGAARQGSLHEAFNMAMLWKLPVVFIVENNGYAMGTSVERTANHTDIWKLGLGYEMPCGPVDGMNPVKVAEAMTEAIERARRGDGPTFLEMKTYRYRGHSMSDAQLYRTKEEVEEYKKIDPITQVLDIIKEKKYATDAEIEAIDERVKDLVQECVDFAESSPYPELEQLYDVVYAQEDYPFTPHKL, via the coding sequence ATGAAAGAAGTTACAAAAGAAGTATATTTAAAGTGGTATGAAGACATGCTACTTTGGAGAAAGTTTGAGGATAAACTAGCTGCGTTATACATCCAACAAAAAATTAGAGGATTTCTGCATTTATACAATGGTCAGGAAGCTGTACTTGCAGGAGCATTGCACGCAATGGATTTAACCAAAGACAAAATGATTACTGCTTACAGAAACCACGTTCAGCCAATTGGAATGGGAACTGACCCAAGAAGAGTTATGGCGGAATTACTAGGTAAAGCAACTGGAACTTCTAAGGGAATGGGTGGTTCAATGCACATCTTTTCAAAAGAGCACGGTTTTTATGGTGGTCACGGAATTGTGGGTGCACAAATTCCTGTAGGAGCTGGAATCGCTTTTGGAGATAAATACAACAATACAGGAGGTGTTACCTTAACTTATTTTGGTGATGGTGCTGCTCGTCAAGGTTCTTTACACGAAGCTTTCAACATGGCTATGTTATGGAAATTACCAGTAGTATTTATTGTTGAGAACAATGGATATGCAATGGGAACTTCTGTTGAAAGAACAGCTAACCATACTGATATCTGGAAATTAGGTTTAGGATACGAAATGCCTTGCGGACCAGTAGACGGAATGAACCCTGTAAAAGTTGCGGAAGCAATGACAGAAGCTATCGAAAGAGCGCGTCGTGGTGACGGACCAACTTTCTTAGAAATGAAAACATACCGTTATAGAGGTCACTCTATGTCGGATGCTCAATTGTATCGTACTAAAGAAGAAGTTGAAGAATACAAAAAGATAGATCCAATCACTCAGGTTTTGGATATTATCAAAGAAAAAAAATACGCTACAGATGCTGAAATCGAAGCTATCGATGAAAGAGTAAAAGATTTAGTTCAAGAATGTGTTGATTTTGCCGAATCATCTCCATATCCTGAATTAGAGCAATTATACGATGTAGTATACGCACAAGAAGATTATCCATTTACACCTCATAAACTATAA
- the cdd gene encoding cytidine deaminase, whose amino-acid sequence MEEIIITNRFFTYDTIEELPSNIQNLFKKATSAQKNAYAPYSKFRVGAAIELDNGEIILGTNQENAAFPSGLCAERVALYQAVSNFPDAKIVSIIITASPESTGLSVPITPCGSCRQSIAEYESKQDSPIAIYFKGESGKIYKSASSNNLLPLIFNKKLL is encoded by the coding sequence ATGGAAGAAATCATTATCACAAACAGATTCTTCACTTATGATACTATTGAAGAATTACCTAGTAACATCCAAAATCTTTTCAAAAAAGCTACATCAGCACAAAAAAATGCTTATGCGCCTTATTCGAAATTTAGAGTTGGAGCAGCTATCGAACTAGATAATGGAGAAATTATTTTGGGGACCAACCAAGAAAACGCCGCTTTTCCATCAGGACTTTGCGCCGAGAGAGTAGCATTATACCAAGCTGTTTCCAATTTTCCTGATGCAAAAATTGTATCCATCATCATTACGGCATCTCCAGAATCTACAGGATTATCTGTCCCAATAACACCTTGCGGTTCTTGCAGACAATCTATTGCTGAATACGAATCCAAACAAGACAGTCCAATTGCAATCTATTTTAAAGGAGAATCAGGTAAAATATACAAATCAGCATCTTCAAACAATCTACTCCCCTTAATATTTAACAAAAAACTGCTCTAA
- the porV gene encoding type IX secretion system outer membrane channel protein PorV has protein sequence MKKTILLTLSLLSFSLIKAQEQRTITTAVPFLSVSADARSAGMADIGVATSSDVFSQQWNPAKYAFAIDKQGFSVSYTPYLTGLANDISLGQATYYNKISDRSAFGASIRYFGFGDIELRQSAEQTNPPIVAPNEFAIDGSYSLKLSEKFSMAVGARFIRSNLKVAIDNNDATAASSFAIDVAGFYQSEEIAYNSFNGRWRAGFNFQNLGPKLSYDNDEISANFLPANLKFGTGFDFILDDYNKFGLNLELNKLLVPTPQNPDLNGDGTITSEERSKNLNDYRSIGWVPGIFKSFGDAPDGFKEELKEVIYSLGAEYSYQDAFAMRLGYHHENVSKSGLRYFSLGAGFKYTSVKVDVSYLFSASKIPNPLENTLRFSLTFNFGDKYEQY, from the coding sequence ATGAAAAAAACAATACTTTTAACCCTCTCTTTGTTATCTTTCTCACTAATTAAAGCGCAAGAACAAAGAACAATAACGACAGCTGTTCCATTTTTATCAGTAAGTGCCGATGCTCGATCAGCAGGTATGGCTGATATAGGTGTGGCGACTTCATCGGATGTGTTTTCACAACAATGGAACCCAGCAAAATATGCTTTCGCAATAGATAAACAAGGTTTTAGTGTGAGTTACACTCCATATTTAACGGGTCTTGCAAATGATATTTCTTTAGGGCAAGCTACTTACTATAATAAAATTTCAGACCGAAGTGCATTTGGCGCTAGTATTCGCTATTTTGGTTTTGGAGATATTGAATTAAGACAGTCAGCTGAACAGACTAACCCTCCAATAGTTGCCCCAAATGAATTTGCAATAGACGGATCTTATTCTCTTAAACTAAGCGAGAAATTCTCAATGGCAGTGGGAGCTAGATTCATCCGTTCAAATTTGAAAGTAGCTATTGATAATAATGATGCCACAGCAGCAAGTTCGTTCGCAATTGATGTAGCTGGTTTTTACCAATCGGAAGAAATCGCCTATAACAGTTTTAATGGAAGATGGAGAGCTGGTTTTAATTTTCAAAACTTAGGCCCAAAACTAAGTTATGATAATGATGAAATTAGCGCAAATTTTCTTCCAGCTAACTTAAAGTTCGGAACTGGATTTGATTTCATTCTTGACGACTACAACAAATTTGGATTAAACTTAGAACTAAATAAACTATTAGTTCCTACCCCTCAAAATCCAGATTTAAATGGAGATGGAACAATTACAAGTGAAGAAAGAAGTAAAAATCTAAATGATTACCGCTCTATAGGATGGGTTCCTGGAATTTTTAAATCATTTGGTGACGCACCTGATGGCTTCAAAGAAGAACTCAAAGAGGTAATTTATTCTTTAGGTGCTGAATACTCTTATCAAGATGCATTTGCAATGCGTTTAGGATACCACCACGAGAACGTTAGCAAAAGTGGTTTACGATATTTCTCTTTAGGAGCAGGCTTTAAATACACCTCTGTAAAAGTTGATGTATCGTATTTATTCTCTGCTTCAAAAATCCCAAATCCATTAGAAAACACTTTACGTTTTTCATTGACATTTAATTTTGGAGACAAATACGAACAATATTAA
- the gldJ gene encoding gliding motility lipoprotein GldJ has translation MKVNKIIVFRLLLSVIVTLGFASCSKKSSSKGSSRATGWNVDNKTVAKKQEAGPGLVFVEGGTFTMGKVQDDVMHDWNNTATQQHVQSFYMDETEVTNFMYLEYLDWVKLVFPPDEYKEVYDGAVPDTLVWRNRLGYNETMTNNYLRHPAYAEYPVVGVNWIQAVDFAKWRTDRVNEAVLEQNGYLKKNAKTEDVTAENAFNTEAYLMSPSTARGGSSEIVLQKTKGRAVKGKDGSTSGQKNVYAQRSSGIIMPEYRLPTEAEWEYAAAADVGQREYNIYKGQKKYPWSGEYTRSGKRQSKGDQLANFKQGNGDYGGIAGWSDDGADITNAVKSYAPNDFGLYDMAGNVAEWVADVYRPIVDNEMNDFNYFRGNVYYKNKIGADGKIEVVTKENMKYDTLSNGKVIARSFPGQIAQVAVDEKETYLRQNFDKSNNISYRDGDKQSSRYYNFGSSEADNAKEKEIATMYNSPKHNVTTDSLGNMVRSYDKSSKRTTLINDKIRVYKGGSWRDRAYWLDPAQRRYFPQDMATDYIGFRCAMSRVGSKSDKRKSPRN, from the coding sequence ATGAAAGTAAATAAAATTATAGTTTTTCGATTACTGTTGTCAGTGATAGTAACTTTAGGTTTTGCTAGTTGTAGTAAAAAATCTAGTTCTAAAGGTTCTTCTAGAGCTACTGGTTGGAATGTGGACAATAAAACAGTTGCTAAAAAACAAGAAGCTGGTCCAGGTTTAGTTTTTGTTGAAGGAGGAACATTTACCATGGGTAAAGTACAGGACGATGTAATGCATGATTGGAATAATACTGCCACTCAGCAACATGTTCAATCCTTTTATATGGATGAAACGGAGGTTACTAATTTTATGTATTTAGAATATTTGGACTGGGTAAAGTTAGTATTTCCACCAGATGAATACAAAGAGGTTTATGATGGTGCGGTACCAGATACATTAGTTTGGAGAAATCGATTAGGATATAACGAAACGATGACAAATAACTACTTAAGGCATCCTGCTTATGCAGAATATCCTGTAGTAGGTGTTAATTGGATCCAAGCAGTTGATTTTGCTAAATGGAGAACAGATCGTGTTAATGAGGCTGTTTTGGAACAAAATGGTTATTTGAAAAAGAATGCAAAAACAGAAGATGTTACAGCTGAGAATGCTTTTAATACCGAAGCTTATTTGATGTCGCCATCAACTGCTCGTGGTGGTAGTTCAGAAATTGTATTGCAAAAAACAAAAGGAAGAGCTGTAAAAGGTAAAGATGGAAGTACTTCAGGTCAAAAAAATGTGTACGCACAACGTTCTTCAGGAATTATTATGCCAGAATATAGACTTCCAACAGAGGCTGAATGGGAATATGCAGCAGCTGCCGATGTAGGTCAAAGAGAGTATAATATTTATAAAGGTCAAAAGAAATATCCTTGGTCAGGTGAATATACACGTTCTGGAAAAAGACAAAGTAAAGGGGATCAATTAGCAAACTTTAAGCAAGGAAATGGAGATTATGGTGGAATTGCAGGTTGGTCTGATGATGGTGCTGATATTACAAACGCAGTGAAATCTTATGCGCCTAATGATTTTGGATTATACGATATGGCAGGTAACGTTGCTGAATGGGTTGCTGATGTTTACCGTCCTATTGTAGATAACGAAATGAATGATTTCAATTATTTTAGAGGTAACGTTTATTATAAAAATAAAATTGGTGCTGATGGAAAAATTGAAGTGGTGACTAAAGAAAATATGAAATATGATACCTTAAGTAACGGTAAAGTTATAGCTAGAAGTTTTCCAGGTCAAATTGCACAGGTGGCAGTTGATGAAAAGGAAACTTACTTAAGGCAAAATTTCGATAAGAGTAATAATATCAGTTATAGAGATGGAGATAAGCAATCTTCAAGATATTATAACTTTGGTTCGTCTGAAGCTGATAATGCTAAAGAAAAAGAGATTGCTACAATGTATAACTCGCCTAAACATAATGTAACAACAGATAGTTTAGGGAATATGGTAAGAAGTTACGATAAATCAAGTAAGAGAACTACTTTAATCAATGATAAAATTAGAGTGTACAAAGGTGGTTCTTGGAGAGATAGAGCCTATTGGTTAGATCCAGCTCAAAGAAGGTATTTTCCTCAAGACATGGCAACTGATTATATAGGATTTAGATGCGCGATGTCAAGAGTAGGATCTAAATCAGATAAAAGAAAATCACCAAGAAATTAA
- a CDS encoding UDP-N-acetylmuramoyl-tripeptide--D-alanyl-D-alanine ligase, which translates to MDINYIHNLFLKSSGVSIDTRKIEKGSMFVAIKGERFDANTFAKEALEKGASSVLIDNQNYYIDERTVLVEDSLLALQELAKFHRNYLKVPIVALTGSNGKTTTKELINVVLSKKFKTKATVGNLNNHIGVPLTLLSFDENTEMGIVEMGANHQKEIEFLCEIAQPDYGYITNFGKAHLEGFGGVQGVIKGKSEMYHYISKNDKLAFINLDDAIQVEKSKVLNHYSFGVNKEEADVQIAGIRANPFVEISFDGLDIKTHLIGLYNANNINAALTIGRFFEIDAVAIKEALESYVPANNRSQILQKGSNEIILDAYNANPSSMVVAITNFLQLEKPNKIMVLGDMFELGEESQKEHEALVDSLKNEDRVKCYFVGKAFNECAREKANFHFYETFELFSAALTSVAFANNTILIKGSRGMALERTLDFIK; encoded by the coding sequence ATGGATATCAATTACATTCATAATTTATTTTTAAAATCTTCAGGAGTGTCTATAGATACTCGTAAAATTGAAAAAGGATCAATGTTTGTTGCTATTAAAGGCGAGCGTTTTGATGCTAATACTTTTGCTAAAGAGGCCCTAGAAAAAGGTGCTTCTTCTGTGCTAATTGACAATCAAAATTATTATATTGATGAGCGAACAGTTTTAGTTGAAGATAGTTTGCTTGCGCTACAAGAATTAGCTAAGTTTCATAGAAATTATTTAAAAGTTCCTATTGTTGCATTAACAGGGAGTAATGGTAAGACAACAACAAAAGAATTGATTAATGTTGTTTTATCTAAAAAATTCAAGACTAAGGCAACTGTTGGTAATTTAAATAATCATATTGGTGTGCCTTTGACTTTATTGTCTTTTGATGAAAATACTGAAATGGGTATTGTTGAAATGGGTGCTAATCATCAAAAAGAAATTGAATTTCTTTGCGAAATTGCTCAGCCAGATTATGGGTATATAACTAATTTTGGTAAGGCGCATTTAGAGGGTTTTGGTGGTGTTCAAGGCGTTATAAAAGGAAAAAGCGAGATGTATCATTATATTTCAAAAAATGATAAATTGGCTTTTATTAATCTTGATGATGCTATTCAGGTTGAAAAATCAAAAGTTTTAAATCATTATTCTTTTGGTGTAAATAAGGAGGAAGCAGATGTACAAATAGCTGGAATTAGAGCTAACCCTTTTGTTGAAATTAGTTTTGATGGTTTGGATATAAAAACGCATTTGATTGGTTTGTATAACGCTAATAATATTAATGCAGCTCTAACTATTGGAAGGTTTTTCGAAATAGATGCTGTAGCGATTAAAGAAGCATTGGAAAGTTATGTGCCTGCAAATAATCGATCGCAGATTCTGCAAAAAGGGTCTAATGAAATTATATTAGATGCTTATAATGCTAATCCTAGTAGTATGGTGGTGGCTATTACTAATTTTTTACAGCTTGAAAAGCCTAATAAAATCATGGTTTTAGGTGATATGTTTGAACTTGGAGAAGAGAGCCAAAAAGAACATGAAGCTTTAGTCGATTCTTTGAAAAATGAAGATAGAGTGAAATGTTATTTTGTGGGTAAAGCTTTTAATGAATGCGCTAGGGAAAAAGCTAATTTTCATTTTTATGAAACATTCGAATTGTTTTCTGCAGCTTTAACTTCAGTTGCTTTTGCAAATAATACTATTTTAATCAAAGGTTCTAGAGGAATGGCTTTGGAACGTACTTTGGATTTTATCAAATAA